In Methanobacterium paludis, the following proteins share a genomic window:
- a CDS encoding metallophosphoesterase: MDSKSITRSFLSVKTDIPFSDKREDPSVIDPTGRIKIIFSDGLDTSTISDGIKLYKVKSDWEEVEENVIVNLDENSPSIVYINKSDRTKFAEGKEYKLSITDKVKSSRGISLKEEFTNYFAVDYLFNLDSEGILDLNKKRTLMVCISDIHLGANDSYAEINGNRDALVNFLNQVRISPNVKELVIAGDLIDEWFVPMNLDTFNGKTQLDFVKSVAFNNKPVIDAFNNIIKEGKVKVTYVPGNHDLLINSEDIQSIMPGISEARDVRGLGAYTPPDFPEVVIEHGHRYNFYCAPDYSNQSLTQTDSILPPGYFFTRMATSSVIQGRPELNVTFPPVEKKEMDAVQFLYFLYWTVWKGLITDFPVKEGLDEKVINTGIDGFSDFYAINDVLPYQNSENDYIDVNLYNGIIETWDERQNKNLVSVKIPTDEAVLKGAFASHLDDQSSVQFFDNPNSDKRIVIFGHSHEARVITSFNGKQEKNVYVNSGTWIDKNKCTMTFVVIIPPKSEDSTPVYVNLYQYSPRGNIKKLDSQALTDMK; encoded by the coding sequence TTGGATTCTAAGAGTATAACTAGATCATTTTTGAGTGTAAAAACAGATATTCCTTTCTCAGATAAACGGGAAGATCCATCAGTTATTGATCCTACAGGGCGTATAAAGATAATTTTCAGTGATGGTTTGGATACAAGCACTATCTCAGATGGGATAAAACTTTATAAAGTTAAATCTGATTGGGAGGAAGTGGAAGAGAATGTTATAGTGAATCTTGATGAGAATTCACCATCCATTGTTTATATCAATAAATCTGACAGGACAAAATTTGCTGAAGGTAAAGAATATAAACTTTCTATAACTGATAAAGTAAAATCTTCAAGGGGAATATCTTTAAAAGAAGAATTTACAAATTATTTTGCTGTAGATTATTTATTTAATCTTGATTCAGAGGGTATTTTAGATTTAAATAAAAAAAGAACGTTGATGGTCTGTATAAGTGATATTCATTTAGGTGCAAACGACAGTTATGCTGAGATTAACGGGAACCGAGATGCTTTGGTTAACTTTTTAAATCAAGTTCGAATTTCACCAAATGTAAAAGAATTGGTTATAGCTGGTGATTTGATTGATGAGTGGTTTGTTCCAATGAATTTAGACACATTTAATGGAAAAACACAGTTGGACTTCGTAAAATCAGTAGCTTTTAACAATAAACCCGTAATAGATGCTTTTAATAATATAATAAAAGAAGGCAAAGTAAAGGTGACATATGTACCTGGAAACCATGATTTATTGATAAATTCAGAAGATATTCAAAGTATTATGCCCGGAATATCTGAGGCTCGTGATGTGAGGGGTTTAGGAGCGTATACTCCTCCTGATTTTCCGGAAGTTGTCATTGAACACGGACATAGATACAATTTTTATTGTGCCCCGGATTATTCCAACCAGTCTTTAACCCAAACAGATTCCATACTCCCTCCAGGATATTTCTTTACAAGAATGGCAACCAGCTCTGTTATACAAGGCCGCCCTGAATTAAATGTTACCTTTCCTCCTGTTGAGAAAAAGGAGATGGACGCGGTTCAATTTCTTTATTTCCTTTATTGGACTGTTTGGAAAGGTCTTATTACAGATTTTCCTGTAAAAGAAGGACTTGATGAAAAAGTCATAAACACGGGGATCGATGGATTCAGCGACTTTTATGCCATAAATGATGTTTTACCATATCAAAACTCAGAGAATGATTATATTGATGTTAATTTATATAATGGGATTATTGAAACTTGGGATGAAAGACAAAATAAAAATTTAGTTTCTGTTAAAATTCCTACCGACGAAGCAGTCTTGAAAGGGGCTTTTGCAAGTCATCTTGATGACCAATCATCTGTTCAATTCTTTGACAATCCTAATTCTGATAAGAGAATTGTTATATTTGGACATTCTCATGAGGCACGTGTTATAACGTCTTTCAATGGAAAACAAGAAAAAAACGTCTATGTAAATTCCGGTACATGGATAGATAAAAATAAATGTACTATGACATTTGTGGTCATTATACCTCCAAAAAGCGAAGATTCAACTCCCGTTTATGTAAATCTGTATCAATACTCTCCACGGGGGAATATTAAAAAATTGGATTCTCAAGCACTCACAGATATGAAATAA
- the rpl12p gene encoding 50S ribosomal protein P1: MEYIYAAMLLHTAGQEINEGNVKKVLEAAGAEADDARVKALIAALEDVDIEEAIEKTAVAAAAAPAAAAAPAAAAEEEEEEEESEEEKEEEAAAGLGALFG; encoded by the coding sequence ATGGAGTATATATACGCAGCAATGTTATTGCACACAGCAGGTCAGGAAATTAACGAAGGAAACGTAAAAAAAGTATTAGAAGCAGCAGGCGCAGAAGCAGACGATGCAAGGGTTAAAGCATTAATCGCAGCACTCGAAGATGTGGACATAGAAGAAGCTATAGAAAAAACAGCTGTAGCAGCAGCCGCAGCACCTGCAGCAGCCGCAGCACCTGCAGCAGCCGCTGAAGAAGAGGAAGAAGAGGAAGAATCCGAAGAAGAAAAAGAAGAAGAAGCAGCAGCCGGTCTCGGCGCTCTCTTCGGTTAA
- a CDS encoding 50S ribosomal protein L10, which translates to MHHVAEWKKDEVKDLKELIESHEVVGMANLADIPGPQLQKMRRNLKGNATLKMSRKTFMSLALEESKKANVASLKDHMKGQPALIFTNMNPFKLYKILEESKTEAPAKPGSTAPFDIVVPKGDTAFKPGPILGELQKVGIPAKIDKGKIVITKDKTVVAEGDEISREIASILTRLDIHPMEVGIDLIAAYEDQTVYTSDLLTIDEEKTLSDIQKAFTQALNLSVNAVIFTEKSTPYILQNAHSKAMNLALNAEILTSKTRELLLAKAYSQMLAVAGEVSAKNADAVDEELQEKLSSQATSVEAKKDKEEPKDNEDEESEEEKEEDAAAGLGALFG; encoded by the coding sequence ATGCATCATGTTGCTGAATGGAAAAAGGATGAGGTAAAAGACCTCAAAGAACTCATCGAAAGCCATGAAGTCGTGGGTATGGCTAACCTTGCAGACATACCAGGACCTCAGCTCCAGAAAATGCGTAGAAACCTTAAAGGAAATGCAACTCTTAAAATGTCAAGGAAAACTTTCATGAGCCTTGCACTGGAAGAATCCAAAAAAGCAAACGTAGCAAGTCTCAAAGATCACATGAAAGGACAACCTGCCTTGATATTCACAAACATGAACCCTTTCAAGCTCTACAAAATTCTTGAAGAGAGTAAAACAGAAGCTCCTGCAAAACCTGGAAGCACAGCACCATTTGACATTGTAGTGCCCAAGGGTGATACAGCATTCAAACCAGGACCCATACTTGGTGAGCTTCAGAAAGTAGGTATACCTGCAAAGATCGATAAGGGCAAAATAGTTATAACCAAGGATAAAACAGTAGTTGCTGAGGGAGACGAGATCTCAAGGGAGATCGCGAGCATACTCACAAGGCTTGATATCCATCCAATGGAAGTTGGAATCGACCTCATAGCTGCTTATGAAGATCAAACAGTTTACACATCTGATCTCTTAACAATTGACGAAGAGAAAACATTATCAGATATACAGAAAGCCTTTACACAGGCATTAAACCTATCAGTAAACGCCGTGATATTCACAGAGAAATCCACACCGTACATACTGCAGAACGCACATTCAAAAGCAATGAACCTGGCACTAAATGCAGAGATACTTACATCAAAAACCAGGGAACTTTTACTTGCAAAAGCATATTCACAGATGCTTGCAGTTGCAGGTGAAGTATCAGCTAAAAATGCAGATGCAGTCGATGAGGAACTTCAAGAAAAGTTAAGCTCACAGGCAACTTCGGTTGAAGCCAAAAAAGACAAAGAAGAACCAAAAGACAACGAAGATGAAGAATCCGAAGAAGAGAAAGAAGAAGATGCAGCAGCAGGACTTGGAGCTCTTTTCGGTTAA
- a CDS encoding 50S ribosomal protein L1, giving the protein MKQEMLEAVKKAKEDSKPRNFTQSIDVVITIKDLDVKKPENRIDEEVFLPNGRGKDVKVAFIAEGELALQAKNAGADLVLTREELEKLGKDRKQAKKIANKHDFFVAQVDLMPLVGRFLGPVLGPRKKMPKPVPSTAKPEPLMEKFKNTAKVRIKDQPVIQAIVGSEEMDDEMIVDNIEAILDILDRNLEKGRSQIKAMYIKTTMGPVARVI; this is encoded by the coding sequence ATGAAACAAGAAATGTTAGAAGCGGTGAAGAAGGCTAAAGAAGACTCAAAGCCGAGGAACTTCACACAATCCATTGATGTGGTCATAACCATCAAGGATTTAGACGTGAAAAAGCCAGAAAACCGTATAGATGAAGAGGTATTTCTCCCAAATGGTCGTGGAAAGGACGTGAAAGTTGCGTTCATAGCAGAAGGAGAACTGGCACTTCAGGCCAAAAATGCAGGTGCAGATCTTGTCTTAACCAGGGAAGAACTTGAAAAACTTGGAAAAGACAGGAAACAGGCGAAAAAAATTGCAAACAAACATGACTTTTTCGTTGCACAGGTAGACCTAATGCCACTTGTAGGTAGATTCTTGGGACCAGTATTAGGACCAAGGAAAAAAATGCCTAAACCAGTTCCATCCACAGCAAAACCCGAACCGTTAATGGAGAAATTTAAAAACACAGCAAAAGTTAGAATAAAGGATCAACCAGTTATCCAGGCCATCGTTGGCTCAGAAGAGATGGACGATGAGATGATTGTAGATAACATTGAAGCTATACTTGATATATTGGACAGAAACCTGGAAAAAGGAAGAAGCCAGATAAAAGCCATGTACATCAAAACAACCATGGGTCCAGTAGCGAGGGTGATCTAA
- a CDS encoding 50S ribosomal protein L11, which translates to MVKETVEILIDGGKATPGPPLGPAIGPMGINMMQVVEEINKKTSDFSGMKVPVKVIVDISTKKFDIEVGTPPTTALIIDELGIDKGSQDPGADKVADLKVEQALKIARMKFDALLSNDYKHAAKEVIGTCVSMGITVEGKDPREVQQEIDEGVYDDKLVQDA; encoded by the coding sequence ATGGTAAAAGAAACCGTAGAAATTCTTATAGACGGTGGCAAAGCAACACCCGGCCCACCATTAGGTCCTGCAATAGGTCCGATGGGCATTAACATGATGCAAGTGGTTGAAGAAATCAACAAAAAAACTTCAGATTTTAGTGGAATGAAAGTTCCAGTTAAGGTTATAGTTGATATAAGCACCAAAAAATTTGATATAGAAGTTGGTACACCACCAACAACTGCGCTCATAATAGATGAACTCGGTATAGATAAGGGTTCACAGGATCCTGGAGCAGACAAAGTAGCAGATCTAAAAGTTGAGCAGGCATTGAAGATCGCTCGTATGAAATTCGATGCATTACTCTCAAACGATTACAAACACGCTGCAAAAGAGGTTATAGGAACATGCGTGAGCATGGGTATAACAGTTGAAGGAAAGGATCCAAGAGAAGTGCAGCAAGAAATAGATGAAGGTGTCTACGACGATAAACTCGTCCAAGATGCTTAA
- a CDS encoding transcription elongation factor Spt5 → MIYAIRTLVGQEKNVARIIARNVKNSGIEVNSILVPESLRGYILVESSTKIDMQNPAFKVPHMKGVIDGEIPFEEVKTFLNPEPILASIQKGSIVELISGPFKGEKAKVVRIDESKENVVLELIEAAVPIPVTVKGDQIRLIQKEAD, encoded by the coding sequence TTGATTTATGCCATAAGAACCCTTGTAGGTCAGGAAAAGAACGTTGCAAGAATAATTGCAAGAAATGTTAAAAACAGTGGGATTGAAGTGAATTCTATCCTTGTACCTGAAAGCCTCAGGGGATATATTTTAGTTGAATCATCAACAAAGATTGACATGCAAAATCCGGCCTTTAAAGTTCCCCATATGAAGGGTGTTATCGACGGAGAAATACCATTTGAAGAGGTAAAAACCTTTTTAAACCCAGAACCTATATTAGCTTCTATCCAAAAAGGAAGTATTGTAGAGTTAATATCCGGACCCTTTAAGGGCGAAAAGGCCAAAGTTGTCAGGATAGATGAATCCAAAGAGAATGTAGTCTTAGAACTTATTGAGGCTGCAGTCCCAATTCCTGTTACAGTTAAAGGTGATCAAATCAGATTAATACAGAAGGAGGCAGATTAA
- a CDS encoding protein translocase SEC61 complex subunit gamma: MSSKESIVNFLKLCERVLHVSRKPGRSEFINVAKVTGIGIIIIGAVGFVVSIIAQLVGNG; the protein is encoded by the coding sequence ATGAGTTCGAAAGAGTCTATTGTCAATTTTTTAAAACTATGTGAAAGAGTTCTACATGTGTCCAGAAAACCAGGTAGAAGTGAATTTATAAATGTTGCAAAGGTAACAGGAATCGGCATTATAATAATAGGAGCTGTGGGATTTGTAGTAAGTATTATAGCCCAGCTTGTAGGTAATGGTTAG
- the ftsZ gene encoding cell division protein FtsZ, producing MKSLINNTIKESEKRRERSVVDEPNPYNDNIDSDLKEIIQRSRAKIFVVGTGGAGNNTISRLNEMGIAGAGTVSVNTDAQDLFYSNADHKLLIGRSTCGGLGAGGMPEVGEESAEESEEQIKDKLDGADMVFVTCGLGGGTGTGSAPVISKLSKKIGALTIAVATMPFSAEGLRRRENAEKGLEKLQSAADTVIVIPNDKLLEVAPNLPINKAFMVADELLGRAVKGITELITKPGLVSLDFADIRSIMVGSGMAMIGMGESDSGDRAIESVHEALNSPLLDLDISNAKGALINISGSSDLTLNEAEKVVQIVADELDPDANIIWGTQIQEDLENTVRTTIVVAGVKSPHIFGMPGMPREREYVEEKQTETVPESALEEFIDGVF from the coding sequence TTGAAATCTCTTATAAATAATACCATAAAAGAATCTGAAAAGAGAAGGGAGAGATCCGTTGTTGATGAGCCCAACCCGTATAACGACAACATCGACAGCGATCTTAAAGAGATTATACAGAGAAGTCGGGCTAAGATCTTTGTAGTTGGAACTGGAGGGGCAGGAAACAACACAATTTCAAGACTTAACGAAATGGGAATCGCAGGTGCGGGAACTGTTTCAGTTAACACAGATGCACAGGATCTTTTTTACTCAAATGCAGACCACAAATTACTTATCGGAAGATCCACATGTGGCGGCCTCGGTGCCGGAGGCATGCCTGAAGTGGGTGAGGAAAGTGCTGAAGAAAGTGAAGAGCAAATAAAAGACAAGTTAGATGGGGCTGACATGGTTTTTGTGACATGTGGTCTTGGTGGGGGAACTGGAACGGGTTCGGCTCCGGTGATTTCAAAGTTGTCCAAAAAAATAGGGGCATTAACAATAGCCGTTGCAACAATGCCTTTCAGTGCTGAGGGTCTTAGAAGAAGGGAAAATGCTGAGAAAGGACTGGAAAAACTTCAAAGCGCTGCAGACACCGTTATAGTAATACCAAACGACAAACTTCTTGAGGTGGCACCAAACCTGCCAATAAACAAAGCATTCATGGTTGCAGATGAATTACTGGGAAGGGCTGTTAAGGGAATAACAGAGCTCATAACCAAACCAGGTCTTGTAAGCCTGGACTTTGCAGACATAAGAAGCATAATGGTAGGATCTGGAATGGCCATGATCGGAATGGGTGAATCAGACTCAGGCGATAGAGCAATAGAGTCAGTTCATGAAGCATTGAACAGTCCATTACTGGACCTGGATATATCCAATGCCAAAGGGGCTTTAATAAACATATCAGGAAGTTCAGATCTTACACTGAACGAGGCAGAAAAAGTTGTGCAAATCGTTGCCGACGAACTGGATCCAGATGCAAACATAATCTGGGGTACACAGATACAAGAGGATCTCGAAAACACCGTAAGAACAACCATAGTTGTGGCTGGAGTGAAATCTCCTCATATATTTGGAATGCCGGGAATGCCAAGAGAACGTGAATACGTTGAAGAAAAACAAACTGAAACTGTTCCTGAATCTGCTTTAGAAGAATTCATTGATGGTGTTTTTTAA
- a CDS encoding pyruvate kinase alpha/beta domain-containing protein has protein sequence MKKTIHYFENPGIENTDKVIELVKARKDELGIKNIVIASASGKSGVKLAEKISDAHIVDVTHHAGFRGGDKIEIEAEYREELEERGVEIYAGSHSLSGVGRGISNKFGGVTPVEIVAETLRLFSQGIKVCVEVSIMAADAGLIPTDSEVIAIGGTGTGVDTAVVLKPAHMSNFFNLRIHEIIAMPRP, from the coding sequence ATGAAAAAAACCATTCATTATTTTGAAAATCCAGGTATAGAAAACACAGATAAAGTTATAGAACTTGTTAAAGCTAGAAAAGACGAATTAGGCATAAAAAATATCGTAATAGCATCTGCATCAGGTAAATCCGGGGTTAAACTAGCTGAAAAAATAAGTGATGCTCATATTGTAGATGTAACCCACCATGCAGGATTTAGAGGTGGAGATAAGATTGAAATTGAGGCAGAGTACCGGGAAGAACTTGAAGAGAGAGGCGTAGAAATTTACGCAGGTTCACATTCTTTGAGTGGTGTCGGAAGAGGTATCTCAAACAAATTTGGAGGTGTGACACCAGTTGAAATAGTTGCAGAGACTCTCAGACTTTTTTCCCAGGGAATAAAGGTCTGTGTGGAAGTAAGTATCATGGCAGCTGACGCAGGGCTTATACCAACAGATTCAGAGGTTATAGCTATTGGGGGTACTGGAACTGGTGTGGATACCGCTGTCGTTCTTAAACCCGCGCACATGAGCAACTTCTTTAACCTTAGAATACATGAAATAATTGCAATGCCACGACCATAA
- the comA gene encoding phosphosulfolactate synthase, with protein sequence MNAFDFLTQDRVREPGTGITMMLDKGIGPRMLMDLLEISGEYIDLAKFGWCTSAVYDREIVKRKVESYLSYDVVPYPGGTLFEIAYTHNKLDRFLNEADKIGFGAIEISDGSVDISLEEREKVIREVKDNGFMVITEVGKKDPKEDSKFTPTERVKLVNHDVELGADKVLIEAREGGKGIGIYDNNGNVKGDDVQIFADNTDIKNIIWEAPQKNQQVYLILKFGSNVNLGNIPPEEITALETMRRGLRGDTLGKVDL encoded by the coding sequence ATGAATGCATTTGATTTTCTCACTCAGGACAGAGTTAGGGAGCCTGGAACTGGAATTACCATGATGTTAGACAAGGGAATAGGTCCTAGAATGTTAATGGACTTACTTGAGATATCTGGGGAATACATTGATCTTGCAAAATTTGGATGGTGCACTTCTGCAGTTTATGATAGGGAAATTGTAAAACGTAAAGTTGAATCATATCTATCTTATGATGTGGTACCTTACCCTGGTGGAACCTTATTTGAAATTGCTTACACTCACAATAAACTTGATAGATTTTTAAATGAAGCTGATAAGATCGGATTTGGAGCTATTGAAATATCAGATGGTTCTGTTGACATATCTCTTGAGGAAAGGGAGAAAGTAATCCGTGAAGTTAAGGATAATGGATTTATGGTTATAACAGAAGTTGGAAAGAAGGATCCTAAAGAGGATTCCAAATTTACACCCACAGAACGGGTGAAACTTGTGAACCATGACGTGGAACTTGGTGCAGACAAAGTTCTCATCGAGGCGAGGGAAGGTGGAAAGGGCATAGGGATCTACGATAACAATGGGAATGTTAAGGGAGACGATGTCCAGATATTTGCGGATAATACAGACATAAAAAATATAATCTGGGAAGCTCCTCAAAAAAATCAGCAGGTTTACTTGATACTCAAATTTGGGTCCAATGTGAATTTAGGGAATATCCCTCCAGAAGAAATAACAGCCCTTGAAACAATGAGACGCGGATTAAGAGGAGACACTTTGGGAAAGGTGGACCTTTAA
- a CDS encoding ATP-binding cassette domain-containing protein, whose product MVDTITIIGGYDKQGNKEPVEEVVIKKGEIFGVVGPTGSGKSSLIGDIEQLAQEDTFSKRKILVNDKQPSYDDRTNPRKKMVAQLSQNMNFLADMSVGDFLSLHAKCRGASSKCVDAVVNLANTLTGEPIKKDHELTILSGGQSRALMVADVAIISDSPIVLIDEIENAGIRKHDALQVLSGHGKIVMVVTHDPVLALMADRRIVMKNGGMRKVLSTTAEEKTISKKLNKIDELMLNLRDKVRNGEVIEDIEMKDVRI is encoded by the coding sequence ATGGTAGATACAATAACTATTATAGGTGGCTACGATAAGCAGGGAAATAAAGAGCCTGTAGAAGAGGTAGTTATAAAAAAAGGCGAAATATTTGGAGTTGTGGGACCCACGGGGAGTGGTAAAAGTTCATTGATAGGGGACATAGAACAGCTTGCACAGGAAGACACATTTTCAAAGAGAAAGATCCTTGTGAATGATAAACAGCCCAGTTACGATGACAGGACTAATCCTCGAAAGAAGATGGTGGCACAGCTATCTCAGAACATGAACTTTCTTGCTGACATGTCGGTGGGAGATTTTTTAAGCCTCCATGCTAAATGTCGTGGTGCCAGCAGCAAATGTGTTGACGCGGTGGTTAATCTTGCCAACACACTTACAGGCGAACCAATAAAAAAAGACCACGAACTCACAATTTTAAGTGGAGGTCAGTCACGAGCTTTAATGGTGGCAGATGTGGCTATAATAAGTGATTCACCCATAGTACTCATTGATGAAATAGAAAATGCAGGTATAAGAAAACATGATGCTCTGCAAGTTCTTTCAGGTCATGGAAAAATTGTCATGGTTGTAACCCACGACCCTGTGCTGGCTTTGATGGCGGATAGAAGGATAGTTATGAAGAATGGTGGAATGCGGAAGGTTTTAAGTACCACCGCAGAAGAAAAGACAATATCCAAGAAGTTGAACAAGATAGATGAATTAATGCTCAACTTAAGGGATAAGGTTCGAAATGGGGAAGTTATTGAAGATATAGAAATGAAAGACGTGAGAATATGA
- a CDS encoding GTP-binding protein, translating into MRMVIVAGTPGSGKTAVLIHALKRLIERGLNPSVVKIDCLYTDDDKKFAKIGVPTQVGLSMDMCPDHYAIYNLEDMISWADENESDFLVVETAGLCHRCAPYTMNCLGVCVIDATSGPNTPLKVGPFLSTADIAVITKGDMISQAEREIFRERVLEVNPQCKIIEANGLSGQGCVELGEEMLKSKEVALGKEKLRHSAPLAVCTLCVGETKVNKKYHRGILRRIDGFQSYKGE; encoded by the coding sequence ATGAGGATGGTAATTGTTGCCGGGACCCCCGGTTCTGGAAAGACAGCTGTATTGATACATGCCCTTAAGAGACTTATAGAACGGGGTTTAAATCCATCTGTGGTTAAAATAGACTGTCTTTACACGGATGATGATAAAAAATTCGCTAAAATAGGAGTACCAACCCAGGTGGGTCTTTCAATGGACATGTGTCCAGATCACTATGCCATTTATAACCTTGAAGACATGATAAGCTGGGCTGATGAAAATGAATCTGATTTTCTTGTTGTAGAAACTGCAGGACTCTGTCACAGGTGCGCCCCTTATACAATGAACTGTCTGGGTGTCTGTGTTATAGATGCAACAAGTGGACCAAACACACCACTTAAAGTGGGACCATTTCTGAGCACAGCAGATATTGCGGTCATAACCAAGGGAGACATGATATCTCAGGCAGAGCGTGAGATATTCCGAGAAAGGGTTCTTGAAGTGAATCCTCAGTGTAAAATAATTGAGGCAAACGGACTCTCAGGTCAAGGATGTGTTGAACTCGGGGAAGAGATGCTAAAATCAAAAGAAGTTGCCCTTGGTAAAGAAAAATTAAGACATTCAGCTCCTCTTGCAGTATGTACACTCTGTGTTGGTGAAACAAAGGTTAATAAAAAGTACCACAGGGGAATATTGCGCAGAATTGACGGATTTCAAAGTTACAAAGGTGAATAA
- a CDS encoding (Fe-S)-binding protein produces the protein MSNSPVNSDQRSRVLKLLPGFNCGICGYAQCEEFSQALLKNETQLEKCRFLLQEIFNENRKELKEILKEEKVIPEEEKYVGVLDGYEADFVLHPLPGEKSCREVLYPFTRKVLKAGDVVRYRPLACPITHFAKILSEDNGLITVHMVGPCHRLDPEADFEFMDIGICMVGGFEGIIEGKLPSVGETVRFLPGHCMMQKVHSGVLVQLEGRKAIIEGIDLKVWAPPIKG, from the coding sequence ATGAGCAACAGTCCCGTTAACTCAGATCAGCGCTCCCGTGTTTTAAAGTTACTTCCAGGTTTCAACTGCGGAATATGCGGATATGCACAGTGTGAAGAATTCAGCCAGGCCCTTCTCAAAAATGAAACACAACTTGAGAAGTGCAGATTCCTCTTACAAGAAATATTCAACGAAAACAGGAAAGAACTAAAGGAAATACTCAAAGAAGAAAAGGTAATCCCCGAAGAGGAAAAGTACGTGGGTGTTCTTGATGGATACGAGGCAGATTTTGTACTCCATCCCTTACCTGGAGAAAAGTCTTGTAGGGAGGTTCTTTACCCATTTACACGTAAAGTGTTAAAGGCAGGGGATGTGGTGAGGTATAGACCTCTTGCATGTCCGATCACGCATTTTGCGAAGATATTGAGTGAGGACAACGGCCTCATAACCGTGCACATGGTCGGGCCGTGCCACAGGTTAGACCCAGAGGCAGACTTTGAATTCATGGACATTGGTATATGCATGGTTGGAGGATTTGAGGGAATAATTGAGGGCAAACTCCCATCTGTAGGTGAGACAGTCAGGTTCCTTCCAGGCCATTGCATGATGCAGAAAGTGCATTCAGGTGTTCTTGTCCAGCTTGAAGGTAGGAAAGCCATAATAGAAGGAATAGACCTTAAAGTATGGGCTCCACCAATAAAAGGATGA